In a genomic window of Enterobacter asburiae:
- the pepP gene encoding Xaa-Pro aminopeptidase, which translates to MSQQEYLRRRQALLANMQPGSAALIFAAPEVTRSADSEYPYRQSSDFWYFTGFNEPEAVLVLIKSNDTHNHSVIFNRVRDLTAEIWFGRRLGQEAAPEKLGVDRALAFSEINQQLYQLLNGLDVLYHAQGEYAYADEIVFTALDKLRKGSRQNLSAPATLTDWRPVVHEMRLFKSEEELNVMRRAGEISALAHTRAMEKCRPGMFEYQLEGEIHHEFNRHGARFPSYNTIVGGGENGCILHYTENESALRDGDLVLIDAGCEYQGYAGDITRTFPVNGKFSPAQRAIYDIVLESLETALTLYRPGTSIQEVTGEVVRIMVTGLVKLGILKGDVDTLITENAHRPYFMHGLSHWLGLDVHDVGAYAPERSRVLEPGMVLTVEPGLYIAPDADVPEEYRGIGIRIEDDIVITETGNENLTASVVKKADDIEALMAAARV; encoded by the coding sequence ATCTCGCAACAAGAGTATTTGCGCCGTCGTCAGGCGCTGCTGGCAAACATGCAGCCGGGCAGCGCGGCGCTGATTTTTGCCGCGCCAGAGGTGACGCGCAGCGCCGACAGCGAATACCCCTATCGCCAGAGCAGCGATTTTTGGTACTTCACCGGCTTTAACGAACCGGAAGCGGTGCTGGTGCTGATTAAGAGCAATGACACCCATAACCACAGCGTGATTTTCAACCGCGTACGAGACTTAACCGCTGAAATCTGGTTTGGCCGCCGCTTAGGGCAAGAGGCCGCACCGGAAAAGCTGGGCGTTGACCGTGCGCTGGCATTTAGCGAAATCAACCAGCAGCTCTATCAGCTGCTAAACGGCCTCGACGTGCTCTACCACGCGCAGGGCGAATATGCTTACGCCGATGAGATTGTTTTCACCGCGCTGGATAAGCTGCGCAAAGGCTCGCGCCAGAACCTGTCCGCGCCCGCCACCCTCACGGACTGGCGTCCGGTAGTGCACGAGATGCGCCTGTTCAAATCTGAAGAAGAGCTGAACGTGATGCGCCGTGCGGGCGAAATCAGCGCGCTGGCGCACACCCGCGCGATGGAAAAATGCCGTCCCGGGATGTTCGAATATCAGCTGGAAGGCGAAATTCATCACGAATTTAACCGTCACGGTGCGCGCTTCCCGTCCTACAACACCATCGTTGGCGGTGGGGAAAACGGCTGCATTCTGCACTACACCGAAAACGAAAGCGCGCTGCGCGACGGCGATCTGGTTTTGATTGACGCCGGTTGCGAATATCAGGGCTATGCGGGCGACATCACCCGTACTTTCCCGGTGAACGGTAAATTTTCACCGGCGCAGCGGGCAATTTATGACATCGTTCTCGAGTCACTTGAGACGGCGCTCACGCTGTATCGGCCAGGCACCTCTATTCAGGAGGTGACCGGCGAAGTCGTGCGCATCATGGTGACCGGGCTGGTGAAGCTCGGCATTCTGAAAGGCGACGTGGACACCCTGATTACCGAGAATGCCCATCGTCCGTACTTTATGCACGGCCTGAGCCACTGGCTGGGGCTGGACGTGCACGACGTGGGCGCATACGCCCCTGAACGTTCACGCGTGCTGGAGCCGGGCATGGTGCTGACCGTCGAGCCGGGTCTGTACATCGCGCCGGATGCCGACGTGCCAGAGGAATACCGCGGAATCGGCATTCGTATTGAAGACGACATCGTCATCACCGAAACCGGCAACGAAAACCTGACCGCGAGCGTGGTGAAAAAAGCGGACGATATCGAGGCGCTGATGGCAGCGGCGCGCGTATGA